The following proteins come from a genomic window of Metarhizium brunneum chromosome 2, complete sequence:
- the himF_0 gene encoding NmrA-like family domain-containing oxidoreductase himF, with product MTPTKLVTVYGATGQQGSSVINSLLENKSGEFAIRAITRNRDSDKSRAFISRSVEVVNGDGFSQDQMNNAFKGSWAAFVNTNSSDPLLNRPGGMAERDLGKIIVDGAFEAGVQHFVYSGLVSASLATNGQVPSSSFDEKHAIGEYAKSKGFKSVVIVSAGWYMENHTLPEFVELMGGFPFTADADGYLSLRLPRIGGDDKLPFIAMKDDYGDLVHGVLLQPETYNGQLIQAASEMAKPDELVAKFQRMTGKKSRYLAIEDWRTIETYGSPDIEGLKTMYAFCQYVDGKYYGVPSSLEQAKELKAKAIVAKGLPREEYPLLNLEEFIKKYLII from the exons ATGACGCCCACAAAACTTGTCACTGTATATGGTGCCACTGGCCAGCAGGGCAGTAGTGTGATCAACTCCCTTTTAGAGAACAAGTCTGGAGAGTTTGCAATTCGCGCCATCACAAGAAATCGTGATTCCGATAAGAGCAGGGCATTCATCTCGAGAAGTGTTGAAGTTGTGAACGGAGACGGATTTTCCCAGGACCAGATGAACAATGCTTTCAAAGGGAGTTGGGCTGCATTTGTCAACACAAATAGCTCTGATCCA CTGCTAAACCGGCCCGGAGGCATGGCGGAAAGAGACCTGGGGAAAATCATTGTCGATGGCGCATTCGAGGCCGGGGTTCAGCATTTTGTGTACAGCGGTCTCGTTTCTGCCAGCCTGGCGACGAATGGACAAGTTCCCAGTAGCTCTTTTGATG AAAAGCACGCAATTGGAGAGTATGCCAAGTCCAAGGGTTTTAAAAGCGTCGTCATCGTTAGCGCGGGTTGGTACATGGAGAACCATACCCTTCCCGAGTTTGTAGAATTGATGGGAGGGTTTCCGTTCACTGCCGATGCAGACGGATATCTTAGCCTACGACTTCCTCGTATTGGCGGGGACGACAAACTCCCCTTCATTGCCATGAAGGATGACTATGGCGACTTGGTTCACGGCGTTCTTCTGCAGCCGGAGACTTATAACGGTCAACTCATCCAAGCAGCTAGTGAAATGGCTAAACCCGACGAACTTGTGGCAAAGTTCCAGAGAA TGACGGGAAAGAAATCACGATACCTGGCTATAGAGGATTGGAGGACAATTGAGACGTACGGTAGTCCTGATATCGAGGGATTGAAGACAATGTACGCCTTTTGTCAGTACGTTGATGGAAAATACTATGGCGTACCTAGCAGTTTGGAACaggccaaggagctcaaggcgAAGGCAATTGTAGCCAAAGGGTTGCCAAGAGAGGAGTATCCGCTTCTCAATCTGGAGGAATTTATCAAAAAGTATTTGATCATTTAG